The following are encoded together in the Paraburkholderia sp. BL10I2N1 genome:
- the phaP gene encoding TIGR01841 family phasin (Members of this family are phasins (small proteins associated with inclusions such as PHA granules). Note that several different families of phasins have been named PhaP despite very little sequence similarity to each other.), whose protein sequence is MNLLTPEQFAAAQKANLDAAYGLANNVVAGMERLAELNLKTIRSTLAETQENALKACSTKEPQEWLALQTTFAAPTAEKVQSYGRQLFEIVSATQAEFTQLAQTQYEAYNRRTQTLVEEVAKSAPAGSEAAIAAWKSAITATSTLVETLQKTSQQAVQVAESNLDAVATAASKTARRTAEQASAGAKQ, encoded by the coding sequence ATGAATCTATTGACCCCGGAACAATTTGCAGCAGCACAGAAGGCTAACCTCGACGCCGCTTACGGCCTGGCCAACAATGTTGTGGCGGGGATGGAAAGGCTGGCCGAACTGAATCTGAAAACGATCCGGTCGACGCTGGCGGAAACTCAGGAGAACGCGCTGAAAGCGTGCTCCACCAAGGAACCGCAAGAGTGGCTCGCGCTGCAAACCACTTTCGCTGCACCGACGGCAGAAAAAGTGCAGTCGTACGGCCGTCAGCTGTTCGAGATCGTGTCGGCCACCCAGGCCGAATTCACACAGCTCGCGCAGACGCAATACGAAGCGTACAACCGCCGGACGCAAACGCTCGTCGAAGAGGTCGCCAAAAGCGCGCCTGCGGGTTCCGAAGCCGCCATTGCAGCGTGGAAGTCGGCGATCACCGCCACCAGTACGCTGGTCGAGACCCTGCAGAAAACCAGTCAGCAAGCGGTGCAGGTCGCCGAAAGCAACCTTGACGCCGTCGCGACGGCTGCATCGAAGACTGCCCGGCGCACTGCCGAGCAAGCGTCGGCGGGCGCCAAGCAATAG